A window of Pseudomonadota bacterium genomic DNA:
AGGTCAGCGGCCGCATGCATGCGATCGCGCAAACGCAAGAGCACGATTCCATGGAGGGGCGTCCGGTTGTCATCGACGGCACGCTCGAGGCCTACAAGGACAAGCCGAATTTCCCGCAGTACGAGAGTCCCATCCCGAGCGTGGCCCCCCTATGGCCCACGGTCGACTATTCCAAGGGCAACCAGTGGGCCATGAATATCGACCTTACGCGCTGCGTCGGCTGCGCAGCCTGTGTGATGGCATGTCAGGCGGAAAACAACATTCCCGTCGTGGGCAAGGACGATGTAGCGCGCGGCCGGGAAATGTCCTGGCTGCGCATCGATCGCTACTACGTCGGTGACGAGCACGACCCCGAGGTGGCGTTCCAGCCGCTGGCATGCCAGCACTGCGAGGAGGCGCCATGCGAGAACGTTTGCCCCGTCAATGCAACGTCCCACACTCCCAGCGGTCTCAACGACATCGCGTACAATCGGTGCATTGGCACCCGCTACTGCATGAACAATTGCCCCTACAAGGTGCGTCGCTTCAATTTCCGCAATTACAATTTGGCGATTCCGGAAACCGAGAGGATGCAGAAGAACCCAAACGTGACCGTACGTTTTCGGGGTGTCGTAGAGAAGTGCAGCTATTGTGTACAACGTATTCAAGACGTAACCATTCGCGCCAAGCGCGAACATCGTACAATTGCTGAAGGGGAGATTCGAACCGCCTGCCAGCAGGCTTGCCCTGCCGAGGCAATCGTATTCGGGGACCGGAATCTGCCTGGAGGTCAACTCGCGGCACTGGACCAAGTCGACCGGCGCTACAAGCTGCTCGCAGACATCGGCACGCGTCCGCGTACGACCTACCTCGCGAAGATTCGCAACCCAAACCCCAACATGGGTACAGGGACCGCTTCTGCCAAGCCGGAGACGCACGGATGAGCTTTCGCCCCATAGCGGAGATAGGAGAGACACCGCTTCTGCCAGAACGGATCACGTTTGGCAGCGTGTCCGAATCCATCAGTCGTCCGATCGAAGACCGCGCACCGCTCGGCTGGTGGGCCTGCTTCGCTGTGGCCGTGTTCTTTCTGGGCGTCCTCTTCGTTTCGCTCGCCTACCTCTTTTGGGAAGGTATTGGAGCCTGGGGTAACAACAGCCCTGCAGGCTGGGCCTGGGATATCACCAACTTCGTGTGGTGGATTGGAATCGGACACGCAGGCACGCTGATATCTGCGATTCTGTTTCTCTTCCGGCAGAAGTGGCGCACGTCCATCAATCGTTTCGCCGAGGCGATGACGATCTTCGCTGTGATATGTGCGTTGCTTTTCCCGACCATCCATGTCGGCCGGCCCTGGTTCATCTACTATCCGCTGCCAATACCGAACCAGATGGGCATATGGCCCAATTTCAAGAGCCCTCTGCTCTGGGACGTGTTCGCGGTAAGCACGTACTTCACGGTCTCGCTGATTTTCTGGTACGTGGGTCTGATACCGGACCTGGCCACGATCCGTGATCGTGCCAAGACTGCAAGCCGCCGCTTCTGGTATGGCCTGTTTGCCCTGGGCTGGCGTGGCTCGAATCGCCATTGGCGCAACTACGAGCGCGGCTATCTCATCCTCGCCGCCTTCTCTACACCGCTGGTGCTCTCGGTGCACTCGGTGGTCAGCTTCGATTTCGCCACCTCGGTCATACCCGGCTGGCACACGACTATTTTCCCGCCCTATTTCGTGGCCGGAGCTGTTTTTTCCGGATTCGCTATGGTGATGACCCTGGCGATTATCGCACGCACGGCCTATGGGCTGCAGGACATCATCACGATGAAGCATCTCGAGCTGATGAACAAGATCATGCTCGTGACCGGCAGCCTGGTAGGCTATGCGTATTCGATGGAGTTCTTCATCGCCTGGTATTCGGGCAACGAGTATGAGCTTTATGCTTTTCTAAATCGCGCAACCGGCCCCTATTGGTGGGCGTACTGGTGCATGGTCAGCTGCAACGTTATTTCGCCTCAGCTGTTCTGGTTCAGGCGCGTACGCACCAGCATTCCTTGGATGTTCGCAATCTCGTTTATTATCAACATCGGAATGTGGTTTGAGCGCTTCGTGATTATCGTGACATCCCTGCATCGGGACTACTTGCCCTCGTCGTGGGGGTACTTCAGCCCGACCATCGTGGACGTCGGTTGCTTCGTGGGCTCGCTGGGACTCTTCTTCACCTGTTTCATGCTCTTCATTCGCTGGATACCCATGGTGGCTATGAGCGAGGTCAAGGGAGTGCTGCCCGAGGCCCATCCCCATCACCATCGAGAGGACGACCAGGCATACGCCGAAACCAAGCCGGCGCTTGCATAGGAGGCTGGGCGATGGCTATGGACCAGATTAGCGAGATGGGAGCGAAGCCGGTTGCCCTGTGCCTAGCTGAGTTCAGCCAACCGGAAGCTTGCCTGCACGCCGCTGAAAGGGTGCGAGACCAGGGCTATCAGAAGTGGGATGTCCACACGCCCTACCCGGTACATGGGATGGACGCGGCCATGGGTTTGGGCGACTCCAGGCTCGGCTGGATCGTCTTGTGCTTCGGCCTCACGGGAGTGACGGCGGCCTTCTCGATGATGTACTGGATGAATGGGATCGACTACCCGCTCATCATAGGCGGTAAGCCAGCCGACGCCATTCCGAGCATGGTGCCCATCCTCTTCGAGCTGACGGTGTTGCTGTCGGCATTCGGATCGTTGCTCGGCATGCTTCACCTGAACAAGCTGCCCCGGCATCACCATCCCGTTTTTTATTCGGAGCGTTTCGATCAGTGCTCGAACGACAAGTTCTTCATTTCCATCGAGGCGGCCGATCGGCAGTTCGATGCGGGGCATACCAAGGCCTTCATGGAGTCGCTGAGGCCCGACTACGTGGAGCTTGTACATGAGGAGGACC
This region includes:
- the nrfD gene encoding polysulfide reductase NrfD, coding for MSFRPIAEIGETPLLPERITFGSVSESISRPIEDRAPLGWWACFAVAVFFLGVLFVSLAYLFWEGIGAWGNNSPAGWAWDITNFVWWIGIGHAGTLISAILFLFRQKWRTSINRFAEAMTIFAVICALLFPTIHVGRPWFIYYPLPIPNQMGIWPNFKSPLLWDVFAVSTYFTVSLIFWYVGLIPDLATIRDRAKTASRRFWYGLFALGWRGSNRHWRNYERGYLILAAFSTPLVLSVHSVVSFDFATSVIPGWHTTIFPPYFVAGAVFSGFAMVMTLAIIARTAYGLQDIITMKHLELMNKIMLVTGSLVGYAYSMEFFIAWYSGNEYELYAFLNRATGPYWWAYWCMVSCNVISPQLFWFRRVRTSIPWMFAISFIINIGMWFERFVIIVTSLHRDYLPSSWGYFSPTIVDVGCFVGSLGLFFTCFMLFIRWIPMVAMSEVKGVLPEAHPHHHREDDQAYAETKPALA
- a CDS encoding DUF3341 domain-containing protein; its protein translation is MDQISEMGAKPVALCLAEFSQPEACLHAAERVRDQGYQKWDVHTPYPVHGMDAAMGLGDSRLGWIVLCFGLTGVTAAFSMMYWMNGIDYPLIIGGKPADAIPSMVPILFELTVLLSAFGSLLGMLHLNKLPRHHHPVFYSERFDQCSNDKFFISIEAADRQFDAGHTKAFMESLRPDYVELVHEEDR